CCTGGCGCACCCCTTGGACGACGGCACCGCCGTCATCCTGGAGCGCTCGTTTTCGGCGACCGCCGCCACGCTGGGGGAGGACGGCGAAGCCTGGCGGCGGCTGCTGCAGCCGCTGGCGGAGGGGTGGCCGCAGCTTGCCGGTGACATTCTTGCTCCGCCCCACCTCCCCCGCCATCCGCTGCTGCTGGCCCGCTTCGCCCGCCACGCCCTGCGCTCGGTGCAAGGGCTGGCTGAAGGGGAGTTTCGCGGGCTGCGCGCCCAGGCGCTGCTGGCGGGGCTGGCGGCCCATTCCTTTCTCCCCCTCAACCGGCTGGCCACGGCGGCCATCGGGCTGGTCCTCGGTCTGCTCGGCCATGCGGTCGGCTGGCCGATCCCCCGCGGCGGCGCCGGCAGCCTCGCCGCGGCGCTTGCCGGGCATTTTCAATCCCTGGGCGGCAGGATCGAGACCGGTAAGGCCGTGCGAACCCTCGACCAGTTGCCCGCAGCCCGCACCATCCTCCTTGACGTGACTCCCCGGCAGCTCCTCGCCATCGCCGGCGACCGCCTCGGGTCCGGCTACCGCCGGCGGCTGGAGAGCTACCGCTACGGTCCCGGGGTCTTCAAGATCGACTGGGCACTGGCCGGACCGATCCCCTGGCAGGCACCTGAATGCGCCCGGGCCGGCACCGTCCACCTCGGCGGTACCCTGGAGGAGATCGCCGTCGGCGAGCAGGCCGTCTGGCAGGGCCGTCACCAGGAGCGACCCTT
This genomic stretch from Desulfuromonadales bacterium harbors:
- a CDS encoding NAD(P)/FAD-dependent oxidoreductase, whose product is MTSPLSPADAIVVGAGPNGLAAAIELARAGLSVTLIEGEEQIGGGVRSAPLTLPGFVHDVCSAVYPLGVASPFFTTLPLAEHGLEWIHPPAPLAHPLDDGTAVILERSFSATAATLGEDGEAWRRLLQPLAEGWPQLAGDILAPPHLPRHPLLLARFARHALRSVQGLAEGEFRGLRAQALLAGLAAHSFLPLNRLATAAIGLVLGLLGHAVGWPIPRGGAGSLAAALAGHFQSLGGRIETGKAVRTLDQLPAARTILLDVTPRQLLAIAGDRLGSGYRRRLESYRYGPGVFKIDWALAGPIPWQAPECARAGTVHLGGTLEEIAVGEQAVWQGRHQERPFVLLAQPSLFDPSRAPAGCHTGWAYCHVPNGSTTDLSEAIERQVERFAPGFRELILARHTRTAAGYELYNPNCIGGDINGGVQDLQQIFARPVPGLSPYATDRAGLYLCSSSTPPGGGVHGMCGYHAARAALRHLK